The genomic window CTGCAAACTGCCCGCCCATCGCCACTGGCCAGTAGTACTATGATGCTCTTTCAACTGTTCGAGAAGCTAACACTGCCGCTGGCGCGCGGTGAGATGGCGGTAGAGCAAGCTGCGCAAGAGGCACAGAACTGGCTGCAAGCCTATGTGAACGAGTAGATGAGCGTGCTGCCAATTGGCGCAATTTCACTTAGGAAAGAGTACTGGGGTAGGTGGTAATTGCCTTGTTGTGAGAGCGCCACATCCAAATCGAAAGCGGTCAAACGATGCCTTTGGAGCGCCAGTGGTTCATCCGGTGGTCAGCGTCTTCAAGTCGAGCAATGAGAGGAGTCTCTTGTGACGAGACGTGAGTTACTCGGCAGTGCCTTGCTTGGTGCGCAGGTGCTCCTCGTGGCTGCGTGCGGTGGCGACGATGAGGACGACGCGGAGCAGCCGCGCGCTGCGCCGGAGGCGCCGCAAGCCTCAGTGCCGCAAGTTGCCCGCGAGCCCGTAACGCTGAAGGTTGCCGCTGTGCTGGACCGGCACGGCAATTCCGTCGGCGATGCCATCGAGCGCTGGAATGAGGGCGGGGTCCCGGGCGCTCCTGAAGATGTCCGGCTACAACGCGTCAAGATTGGCATTCCGTGGTCGCCCGAGCCGCTGACACTCATCGAACGCGCGCAGGTCACATTGAGAGCGTTCCTGAGCGAACAAGAGTCTGCCGGCATACCGCCGGACTTGCTCATGGTCAACACATTCTTTGACTTCCCCTGGGGATATGGGAGCGGCCTAGTGCAGCCGATCGACCGGTACCTGCAGCAAGATCGCACCGAACCGATAGGGAAGTTTCTCCCCGCTGCGCTCGAGTTGGTGCGCTATCAAAGCCAGACCATGGCGCTGCCGGTTGCTCTGGAAGCCGGCGTGACGCGGTACAAACCCAAGCAATTCACCGATGCCGGCATTTCGCTGCCCGACAAGGGCTGGACCCGCGAACAATTCATCGCCGCTGCCCAGCAGCTTACCAAGGATACCGATAGCGACGGGAATGTGGATGAGTGGGGATTCAGCGCAGCGAGACTGTATTCAGGCTGGTTGCCGTTCGTGTTGCAGGAGCTGGACGAAGACGTGATAAACCTCGATACCGGCGCAGTGCGCTTGACGGACTCCGCGGCGCTACGCGGCCTTCAGTTCTGGGATGAATTGGGGCGCGTGCACGGCATCATGCCGCATGGCTTAACCGTGACCGCGGACCACTTTGATGCGGACTTCACCACTTTGTTGTCTGGCATGCTCTTCTGGAGTTATATACCTCCCAGCAACATGCTGCCGGGCCAACAAGCCCCGCTGCCGGCCGGGCCCCGGGACGTGACGCCGCTCGCGGTCTCGCAGGCAGTGGCAATACCTACCGTTGCGCGCGATGCCGCCCTTTCCTACGAGGTGTTGCGGCCGTTTGCCCTTCACCTTGGCGAGCACCTCCTCATGCCGCCCGTTATTGCGGGACAGCAGCACATTGAGAAACCCTCTACTGAATACTTGGAACTCATGCTGCCGCCCGAGGACAGGGAGCTCGTGTTTAATCTGCTCGATACCGCCCGGGCATCACCGTTGGCGAGCAGCCTTATGATGACGATTCGGCTATTTGAACGGCTGACGCTGCCGCTGGCGCGTAGTGAGATAAGCGTGGAACAAGCCGCGCAGCACGGGCAAGACTGGCTGGAATCTTACTTGAAGGAATGATCCTGTTCTTTCCTAATTCCGAGTGGGAAACTTAGCGACTCCGGTGGAAATGGGGTAGCATAGGCACAATAGGGATGCAGTGCGATAACTGTGTGGAGGTCGCGTGATATGCGTGATTTCAATAGGCGGGAGCTTGTAGCAGCCACTGAGGACGATGTCCTCATTATGGTGGCGGACATCCGCTCGACTCTGATTGCAGGATTTGTCGGGGGTATAGGCATAATAAGCGCCTTTATTGGCTTGGCCGTGGTGCTCGCCAGCCTCTGGGAACTCCTGCGCCCCTTCTACTTTGGCATTCTCATTGCCGCCGTGGGGCTTGTGATCTTTATTGCGTTTCTTGGCATCACGGGGTACTTCATTCCAGAGCTGCTGTCGGCGAGGGTCGTTGGAATCTTCATTGCCGTGATGCTTGTGCTGGCTTTTGCCGTGGCATCGCTGACGGCGGACACCACGGGCGCTTCCGTGCTGACTAACGCCGGCGGACTCTTGCTCAGCATGGCGCTCGGCATCCCGGTCCTCATCGGACGTCTTTGGGTTGTTGTGATCGCGGGAGGAGTTCTGGGGACTGTGGTAGCTGCGGTCCAACGGGATGCACTGCAACACGAGAAGCGCATGCGCCTCTACTTCACGTCGATATTCACGCTAGATGTCGAACCTCATACCTTCCTGGCGATCATGGGCGGCAATGTTTTGGCGATTAGTGCAATCACCGCTGCCTTTTCGCCGCCGCTCATTGCCGGTCTCTCAGCCTCTGTCGTGCTAACGCCGGTGTGGGTGCAGGCGGGCTTTCTCTTTCAAACGTACTGGCGTCCGCTCATGATACGCGTACTTGACCGCCGCGTAGGCCAGCAAGTCTGGTTCCGGCGGAACATCGGACTGATGGAACTGCTGCAGGGCGAAGACTCGGACCTCACGGGAGCCACCTTCATGTCGGCGGGTGTAGATTCAGAGAGAATGGTGGCGCGGGTGAAGGGCTACTTCCGGCACCCAGACCAGATGAGGCGTGTGCAAGAGAGCGCCATGCGCATTCGGGGGTTGACGGCGGTTGAAGTGGAAGACCTCGCCGTCACAGAAGCCGAGGAGGACTTGGTACTCGAAGACATGGAGGCCGGCGGGTTGCGCTGTCCTCGCTGCCGTACTCCGGTCTACGACGGGCGCTTGTTCTGTACAGAGTGCAAGACGTTTGTTCAGAATGAAGACCTTGG from Chloroflexota bacterium includes these protein-coding regions:
- a CDS encoding RDD family protein, whose amino-acid sequence is MRDFNRRELVAATEDDVLIMVADIRSTLIAGFVGGIGIISAFIGLAVVLASLWELLRPFYFGILIAAVGLVIFIAFLGITGYFIPELLSARVVGIFIAVMLVLAFAVASLTADTTGASVLTNAGGLLLSMALGIPVLIGRLWVVVIAGGVLGTVVAAVQRDALQHEKRMRLYFTSIFTLDVEPHTFLAIMGGNVLAISAITAAFSPPLIAGLSASVVLTPVWVQAGFLFQTYWRPLMIRVLDRRVGQQVWFRRNIGLMELLQGEDSDLTGATFMSAGVDSERMVARVKGYFRHPDQMRRVQESAMRIRGLTAVEVEDLAVTEAEEDLVLEDMEAGGLRCPRCRTPVYDGRLFCTECKTFVQNEDLGHRAHFFPRFLAASLDFAVPVGLILLFGLTGFNPADGYNFLTIFWQYLFMPIVYGIFFVSFLVRGTTPGKSLFGLEVVQLTQHRYPGFKTMLRREVVGKFVSLLPLTWGFLSAFWDKNGQTWHDKMVGTVVVRDPDVW
- a CDS encoding extracellular solute-binding protein — its product is MTRRELLGSALLGAQVLLVAACGGDDEDDAEQPRAAPEAPQASVPQVAREPVTLKVAAVLDRHGNSVGDAIERWNEGGVPGAPEDVRLQRVKIGIPWSPEPLTLIERAQVTLRAFLSEQESAGIPPDLLMVNTFFDFPWGYGSGLVQPIDRYLQQDRTEPIGKFLPAALELVRYQSQTMALPVALEAGVTRYKPKQFTDAGISLPDKGWTREQFIAAAQQLTKDTDSDGNVDEWGFSAARLYSGWLPFVLQELDEDVINLDTGAVRLTDSAALRGLQFWDELGRVHGIMPHGLTVTADHFDADFTTLLSGMLFWSYIPPSNMLPGQQAPLPAGPRDVTPLAVSQAVAIPTVARDAALSYEVLRPFALHLGEHLLMPPVIAGQQHIEKPSTEYLELMLPPEDRELVFNLLDTARASPLASSLMMTIRLFERLTLPLARSEISVEQAAQHGQDWLESYLKE